One genomic region from Polynucleobacter sp. MWH-P3-07-1 encodes:
- a CDS encoding DEAD/DEAH box helicase, producing MVDLVRVEYAQTGKSSSLNPMGMREMQARAYEARYAQYLLLKAPPASGKSRALMFLGLDKLKNQGIKKVIVSVPETSIGSSFKDVKLTNDGFFSDWHVEDRNNLCVGGESGKVNAFIAFLRHPTDEILVCTHATLRFAYEKLTPSDFNDTLVAIDEFHHVSAGEESKLGQLIDGLIKGSNAHIVAMTGSYFRGDAVPILLPEDEALFKQVTYSYYEQLNGYQYLKSLGIGYHFYKGRYLEALHEVLDPNKKTIIHIPNVNAIESTKDKYREVDDILGVIGTDPVKNSQTGIITITAPNGKILKVADLVDDNEMRPEVQKYLRGVESADDIDIIIALGMAKEGFDWPWCEHVLTIGYRSSMTEIVQIIGRATRDCKGKSHAQFTNLIAQPDAEDGDVKVSVNNMLKAITVSLLMENVLAPNINFRPRSRLLPDEQLPPGTVIIEDVTAPVSDSVLQALDNLDNIRAALIQKPEVAAAAVVQTPPEVINEYELPKIIETMYPDLTPAEVNTVKEAILTQMVVQNGGGLFEGGDLPPGAEIFVPPGTKTHTGDPVDVNSLPKAGQQFVKMGNKFINIEHLNIDLIGQVNPFQGAYEILSKAFTAEMLKSIQEVVVGMRATVTDEEAVIFWPKIEEFFREHGKEPSITSSNLLEKRYAEVLAFMRRKKQEGMSKNGD from the coding sequence ATGGTAGATCTAGTTAGAGTTGAATACGCCCAAACAGGCAAGAGCTCATCGCTTAATCCGATGGGGATGCGTGAAATGCAAGCCCGTGCATACGAGGCTAGATATGCGCAATACTTGCTATTAAAGGCGCCACCAGCATCTGGAAAATCACGAGCCTTAATGTTCCTTGGTTTGGATAAGTTAAAAAATCAAGGGATTAAGAAGGTAATTGTCTCTGTACCTGAAACTTCTATCGGCAGCTCATTCAAAGACGTGAAGTTAACTAACGATGGCTTCTTCTCTGATTGGCATGTTGAGGATAGAAATAATCTATGCGTTGGCGGAGAGTCTGGAAAAGTAAACGCTTTCATAGCATTTCTCAGGCATCCAACAGATGAGATCTTAGTATGCACTCATGCAACATTACGATTCGCATACGAAAAGCTTACCCCGTCCGACTTTAACGATACATTAGTTGCTATTGATGAATTTCACCACGTCTCTGCGGGTGAAGAAAGCAAATTAGGGCAACTCATTGACGGCCTCATTAAGGGCTCAAACGCCCATATCGTAGCGATGACCGGCTCATATTTCCGCGGTGATGCTGTACCTATCTTGCTCCCTGAAGATGAAGCCCTATTCAAGCAAGTTACATATTCTTACTACGAACAATTAAATGGCTATCAATATCTCAAGTCTCTTGGCATTGGTTACCACTTTTATAAAGGGCGTTACCTCGAGGCCTTGCACGAGGTTCTAGATCCGAATAAGAAAACTATTATTCATATTCCCAACGTAAATGCTATTGAGTCTACAAAAGACAAGTATCGGGAAGTTGATGACATCTTAGGTGTCATCGGTACTGATCCAGTTAAGAACTCTCAAACTGGAATAATTACGATTACGGCCCCCAACGGAAAAATACTTAAAGTTGCCGATCTGGTTGATGACAATGAGATGCGACCTGAAGTTCAGAAATACTTAAGAGGTGTTGAGTCAGCAGATGATATTGACATCATCATTGCCCTGGGTATGGCTAAAGAAGGTTTTGATTGGCCGTGGTGCGAGCATGTCTTAACTATTGGCTATCGCAGCTCAATGACGGAAATTGTTCAAATTATTGGACGCGCTACTCGTGATTGTAAAGGCAAGTCTCATGCTCAATTCACGAACCTAATTGCGCAGCCAGACGCTGAAGATGGAGACGTTAAGGTCTCTGTAAACAATATGCTCAAGGCCATAACAGTTTCACTGTTGATGGAAAACGTATTAGCACCAAACATTAACTTCAGGCCACGCTCAAGACTGTTGCCTGACGAGCAATTGCCTCCCGGCACTGTCATCATTGAGGATGTAACAGCCCCTGTCTCCGATAGCGTATTACAAGCCCTAGATAACTTAGATAATATCAGGGCCGCATTGATTCAAAAGCCTGAAGTAGCTGCGGCAGCCGTAGTCCAAACTCCGCCAGAGGTGATTAATGAGTATGAGCTCCCTAAAATCATTGAAACAATGTATCCGGATCTCACCCCTGCCGAAGTGAATACTGTTAAAGAGGCAATTCTTACCCAAATGGTTGTGCAAAATGGCGGAGGTTTATTTGAAGGTGGAGACTTGCCGCCTGGTGCAGAAATATTTGTTCCGCCTGGCACTAAAACACACACAGGCGATCCTGTGGATGTAAATAGCCTGCCCAAAGCTGGTCAGCAGTTCGTAAAAATGGGCAATAAGTTCATCAATATCGAACATCTAAATATTGACCTCATTGGCCAAGTCAACCCTTTCCAAGGAGCCTACGAGATTCTTTCAAAAGCATTTACTGCTGAAATGCTTAAATCCATCCAGGAGGTCGTTGTTGGGATGCGTGCAACGGTTACCGACGAAGAGGCAGTTATTTTTTGGCCGAAGATTGAGGAGTTCTTTAGAGAGCACGGCAAAGAGCCGAGCATTACTTCTAGCAATCTTTTAGAGAAGAGGTATGCAGAAGTATTAGCGTTCATGAGGCGTAAAAAACAAGAGGGTATGAGTAAGAATGGTGATTAA
- the radA gene encoding DNA repair protein RadA, whose amino-acid sequence MAKAKTIYICQSCGGTSAKWQGQCPACQAWNTMEEGLPESSTPSRFQGLAQSLPRQKLAAITAEDLPRFSTGVEEFDRVLGGGLVPGGVVLLGGDPGIGKSTLLLQALAEMSSAGMHVLYSSGEESAAQIALRAKRIALDAPALEVLAEIQLEKLLSIMETVKPQVLVVDSIQTLYSEAFSSAPGSVAQVRECAAQLTRAAKSSGICVLMVGHVTKDGHLAGPRVLEHIVDTVLYFEGDTHSSFRLVRSIKNRFGAVNELGVFAMTEKGLRGVSNPSAIFLSQHEQMVPGACVLVTQEGTRPLLVEIQALVDTAHIPNPRRLAVGLEQHRLAMLLAVLHRHAGVACFDQDVFLNAVGGVKITEPAADLAVLLAIQSSIRNRALPKELIVFGEVGLAGEIRPCPRGQERLKEAAKLGFKLAIIPKANMPKNKIPGLKVIPVERIDQAIAAANELS is encoded by the coding sequence TTGGCTAAAGCTAAAACGATTTATATCTGTCAGTCTTGTGGCGGCACTTCTGCCAAATGGCAAGGGCAGTGTCCTGCTTGTCAGGCTTGGAACACCATGGAGGAGGGGCTTCCAGAGTCCAGCACGCCATCCCGTTTTCAGGGCTTAGCCCAATCCTTGCCCAGACAAAAACTGGCGGCAATTACTGCGGAAGATTTGCCCCGCTTTAGCACGGGAGTTGAGGAGTTTGATCGGGTGCTCGGCGGCGGCTTAGTTCCGGGTGGTGTCGTTTTGTTGGGCGGTGACCCTGGTATCGGTAAGTCAACTCTGTTACTCCAAGCTTTGGCCGAGATGAGTTCGGCCGGCATGCATGTGCTGTATAGCAGTGGAGAAGAATCTGCTGCGCAAATTGCATTGCGGGCTAAACGGATTGCTTTAGATGCGCCTGCGCTTGAAGTGCTGGCTGAGATTCAGTTGGAAAAACTATTATCAATTATGGAAACAGTGAAGCCTCAAGTGCTGGTAGTAGATTCCATTCAAACTCTGTATTCAGAAGCCTTCAGCTCTGCGCCAGGTTCGGTTGCTCAGGTTCGCGAGTGTGCTGCGCAACTTACTAGAGCTGCTAAATCTAGTGGGATCTGCGTTTTGATGGTGGGGCACGTGACGAAAGATGGCCATCTTGCTGGGCCTCGAGTCCTAGAGCACATTGTGGATACGGTTTTGTATTTTGAGGGAGATACCCACTCTTCATTTAGATTGGTGCGCTCGATCAAGAATCGCTTTGGTGCCGTCAATGAACTCGGTGTTTTTGCGATGACTGAAAAGGGTCTGCGGGGCGTATCGAATCCATCAGCGATTTTCTTGTCACAGCACGAGCAGATGGTGCCCGGCGCTTGTGTCTTAGTGACTCAAGAAGGCACAAGACCGCTCTTGGTAGAGATTCAGGCGCTCGTCGATACTGCGCACATTCCTAATCCAAGAAGATTGGCGGTGGGTCTAGAGCAGCATCGTTTGGCGATGTTGCTGGCAGTCTTGCATCGTCATGCTGGAGTCGCTTGTTTTGATCAAGATGTATTTCTGAATGCAGTCGGCGGAGTCAAAATTACTGAGCCTGCTGCTGACTTGGCGGTATTGCTAGCCATTCAATCCTCCATTCGTAATCGCGCACTGCCAAAAGAGTTGATTGTCTTTGGCGAAGTAGGTTTAGCAGGAGAGATTCGTCCTTGTCCTCGTGGTCAGGAGCGACTCAAGGAGGCTGCTAAATTAGGCTTTAAGTTGGCGATTATTCCAAAAGCCAATATGCCCAAGAATAAAATTCCAGGACTCAAGGTGATCCCTGTAGAGAGAATCGATCAGGCAATTGCTGCGGCGAATGAGCTTAGTTAA
- a CDS encoding potassium transporter Kup: MSVSKPEFSESDLLNPVAIEYAEVNKKSGLATLALGAIGVVFGDIGTSPLYALKACFDPTTGIPMTQESIFGVISMVFWAFIVVVSLKYVWFVMRANNHGEGGILSLMALAMRTSRTDTKRGFLLILIGVLGACLFYGDAVITPAISVLSAIEGTVVVSSDFTPYVLPITIAILFCLFLIEKKGTSVVGALFGPIMLVWFSIIALMGLYQIQDAPQILQALNPIYAITFMSKDATIAFAVTGSIFLVLTGAEALYADMGHFGIRPIKLAWFALVMPCLLLNYLGQGAMLLTHPETISNPFFLMVPEAYTFALVILATIATVIASQACISGAYSMTSEAILLGFLPRMKILFTSAKEKGQIYVPFINWMLCFVVIAIVLSFKKSDNLAAAYGIAVSTTMLMTTILVAVVMKSVWKWNPIFIALVIGTFLIVDFGFFAANLGKVLEGGWFPLVIGSICFLLMMTWYQGRQIVRKRLLDDGIRLDTFITSLLKNPPHRVEGTAVFLTAHVDYLPVSFLHNLKHNHVLHDRVFFLKISIWDVPYVADEKRLTLKELGPNIYVVRAVYGFKETPDSNQILDLLESHFGMKIDRMNTSYFLSRDTIVPTELPGMAIWREVLFAWMYQNAGRQSDFFRIPANRLVELGSKVEI; this comes from the coding sequence ATGTCAGTTAGCAAACCTGAATTTTCAGAATCTGATCTACTTAATCCAGTAGCAATTGAATATGCCGAAGTAAATAAAAAGAGTGGGCTTGCTACCTTAGCACTGGGTGCAATAGGAGTTGTTTTCGGAGATATCGGTACCAGTCCGCTTTATGCGCTTAAAGCCTGCTTTGACCCCACAACTGGGATTCCGATGACACAAGAATCCATTTTTGGCGTGATCTCGATGGTCTTTTGGGCCTTCATCGTTGTGGTCTCTTTAAAGTACGTGTGGTTTGTGATGCGCGCCAATAACCATGGAGAGGGCGGCATTCTGTCATTGATGGCCCTAGCGATGAGAACCTCCAGAACGGATACTAAGAGAGGCTTTCTTTTAATTCTGATTGGCGTCCTCGGGGCCTGTCTTTTTTACGGCGATGCTGTAATTACACCTGCGATTTCTGTTCTTTCGGCAATTGAAGGGACGGTAGTTGTCTCTAGTGACTTTACCCCTTATGTGCTTCCGATCACGATTGCGATTTTATTTTGCCTATTTTTGATTGAAAAGAAGGGCACCTCGGTGGTTGGCGCTTTATTTGGACCAATCATGTTGGTTTGGTTTTCGATCATCGCCCTAATGGGGCTTTACCAAATTCAAGATGCCCCACAAATTCTGCAGGCATTAAACCCCATATACGCCATTACCTTCATGTCCAAAGACGCCACGATTGCATTTGCTGTTACTGGTTCCATCTTTTTGGTGTTGACTGGAGCGGAGGCACTCTACGCAGATATGGGCCACTTTGGTATTCGCCCCATTAAGCTGGCTTGGTTCGCATTGGTGATGCCATGTTTATTGTTGAACTATCTGGGACAGGGCGCAATGTTATTAACGCATCCTGAGACCATTTCAAACCCTTTCTTCTTGATGGTTCCTGAAGCCTATACCTTTGCATTGGTGATATTGGCTACCATTGCTACTGTCATCGCATCTCAAGCCTGTATTTCTGGGGCTTACTCAATGACGAGCGAGGCGATTTTGTTGGGCTTTTTGCCTAGAATGAAAATTCTATTTACTTCTGCCAAAGAAAAAGGCCAGATCTATGTTCCATTCATTAACTGGATGCTTTGCTTTGTAGTGATCGCTATTGTTTTGTCATTCAAAAAATCTGACAATCTTGCTGCTGCTTACGGAATTGCTGTTTCCACCACGATGTTGATGACGACGATTTTGGTGGCAGTTGTGATGAAGTCGGTTTGGAAATGGAATCCTATTTTCATTGCCCTTGTCATCGGTACATTTCTGATTGTTGATTTCGGCTTCTTCGCAGCCAATCTCGGTAAGGTACTTGAGGGCGGCTGGTTCCCCTTGGTGATTGGTTCAATCTGCTTCTTACTGATGATGACTTGGTATCAAGGGCGTCAAATTGTTCGTAAACGCCTTTTGGATGATGGTATTCGTCTCGATACCTTCATTACTAGCCTGCTAAAAAATCCTCCACATCGTGTTGAAGGCACCGCAGTCTTCTTGACTGCTCATGTGGATTACTTGCCGGTTTCCTTTTTGCACAATCTCAAACATAACCATGTCTTACATGATCGGGTGTTCTTCCTCAAGATCAGCATTTGGGATGTGCCCTATGTTGCTGATGAAAAGAGGCTCACCTTAAAGGAGCTTGGCCCCAATATTTATGTTGTCCGTGCAGTCTACGGCTTCAAAGAGACGCCAGACTCTAACCAAATTCTCGACTTGCTTGAAAGTCATTTCGGTATGAAGATTGATAGGATGAATACCTCTTATTTCTTATCGAGAGATACGATTGTTCCAACCGAGCTACCAGGTATGGCAATTTGGCGCGAAGTGCTCTTTGCTTGGATGTACCAGAATGCTGGCAGACAATCCGACTTCTTCAGAATTCCAGCAAACCGTTTGGTTGAGTTGGGTTCAAAGGTTGAGATTTGA
- a CDS encoding TetR/AcrR family transcriptional regulator, with the protein MASKQKVSKPLHKSNSPVARTGQGTTLKKRLLNATKEDLIKGREKILMAARACFAKQGFAGTSMKDIQLAADCSRGNLYHHFKAKEEIVQLITEQNLGRFSDRIETILKESDARDLSLLEIIEELASFAEEITKGPGKGIAFHVWSMSMVEPEVRKTMLIYFEQIRSGLEQKIILLMKKGKMKKNKNTQQLSVALFGLVIPGFSVQSVFMDEKAIDSAQYSESLNLLFKSRP; encoded by the coding sequence ATGGCAAGTAAGCAAAAAGTATCCAAACCCCTACATAAATCAAACTCTCCTGTTGCTAGAACAGGTCAAGGCACCACGCTTAAAAAGCGTCTACTAAATGCCACAAAAGAAGACCTTATCAAAGGCAGAGAGAAGATTTTGATGGCGGCTCGGGCCTGCTTTGCCAAACAAGGCTTTGCTGGCACCTCCATGAAAGATATTCAATTGGCCGCAGACTGTTCCCGTGGAAACTTGTATCACCACTTCAAAGCCAAAGAAGAAATTGTTCAACTTATTACTGAGCAGAACCTAGGTCGATTCAGTGATCGTATCGAGACCATTCTCAAAGAATCCGATGCGCGTGATTTGAGCTTATTAGAGATCATTGAAGAGTTAGCCAGTTTTGCCGAAGAAATTACCAAAGGTCCCGGTAAGGGGATTGCGTTTCATGTATGGTCAATGTCGATGGTTGAACCTGAGGTACGTAAAACCATGTTGATCTACTTTGAACAGATTCGTAGCGGCTTAGAGCAAAAAATTATTCTCTTAATGAAAAAAGGCAAGATGAAAAAGAATAAAAATACTCAACAGCTATCCGTAGCCCTCTTTGGATTGGTCATACCCGGCTTTAGTGTACAAAGCGTATTTATGGATGAAAAAGCAATTGATTCCGCTCAATATTCCGAATCATTAAATTTGTTATTTAAGAGTAGACCATAA
- the dapE gene encoding succinyl-diaminopimelate desuccinylase — MSAALDLTEALIACKSVTPADGGCQELIAQRLQALGFHTESIVSGPDDFRVTNLWAIKKGQLGDQGKVFVFAGHTDVVPTGPLEKWTNDPFTPTIRDGYLYGRGAADMKTSLASFVVATEEFITAHPHHAGSIAFLITSDEEGPGHDGTVILCERLKRDKQNLDYCIVGEPTSVDQLGDMIKNGRRGSLSGKLTVKGVQAHIAYPHLGKNPIHLAAGAIQKLSETKWDQGNTFFQPTSFQISNIHAGTGANNVIPGELKIDFNFRFSTESTPEQLQAKVEQILQSENLDYALDWHLGASPFLTGDGALANALRSSIQKEVHIETELSTTGGTSDARFISKICKEVVEFGPINATSHKIDECVNVDDVEPLKNIYRLTLEQLVA; from the coding sequence ATGAGCGCAGCCCTTGACCTCACCGAAGCACTGATCGCCTGCAAATCAGTCACCCCAGCCGATGGTGGCTGCCAAGAGCTGATTGCCCAGCGTCTGCAAGCGCTTGGTTTTCATACTGAGAGCATTGTGAGCGGGCCAGATGACTTCAGAGTCACCAATTTGTGGGCAATCAAAAAAGGGCAGTTAGGTGACCAGGGCAAAGTCTTTGTCTTTGCTGGGCACACCGATGTAGTCCCTACTGGCCCTCTCGAAAAATGGACTAACGACCCTTTTACCCCGACGATTCGTGATGGTTATTTATACGGCCGCGGAGCTGCCGATATGAAAACCTCGCTTGCTAGCTTTGTGGTTGCTACCGAAGAATTTATTACCGCTCATCCTCATCACGCTGGCTCAATTGCTTTTTTAATCACTAGCGATGAAGAAGGTCCCGGCCATGATGGCACTGTGATTTTGTGTGAGCGCCTCAAACGAGATAAACAAAATTTGGACTACTGCATCGTAGGCGAACCAACTTCCGTTGATCAACTCGGTGACATGATTAAGAATGGTCGCCGCGGATCCCTCTCCGGCAAGCTAACCGTCAAAGGGGTCCAGGCTCATATTGCTTATCCTCATTTAGGTAAAAATCCGATTCACTTAGCGGCAGGGGCAATTCAAAAGTTAAGTGAGACAAAGTGGGATCAGGGAAATACTTTCTTCCAACCCACCAGTTTTCAGATCTCCAATATTCATGCTGGAACTGGCGCAAATAACGTCATTCCAGGCGAGTTGAAAATTGATTTCAATTTCCGCTTCTCTACTGAAAGCACTCCTGAACAATTGCAGGCAAAAGTAGAGCAGATTCTTCAATCGGAGAATCTGGACTATGCGCTTGACTGGCATCTCGGTGCAAGTCCATTTCTGACTGGCGATGGCGCGCTAGCCAATGCCTTGCGCTCGTCTATTCAAAAAGAAGTGCATATAGAAACAGAACTATCGACTACTGGTGGAACCAGCGATGCTCGCTTCATCTCGAAAATCTGCAAAGAAGTAGTTGAATTCGGCCCTATCAATGCCACGAGCCATAAGATCGATGAGTGCGTCAATGTGGATGATGTGGAGCCACTCAAAAATATTTACCGTCTCACACTTGAGCAATTGGTTGCTTAA
- the dapD gene encoding 2,3,4,5-tetrahydropyridine-2,6-dicarboxylate N-succinyltransferase, whose product MSQSIQNTIEQAWENRANLSPQAVSADIRQAVNAVLEGLNSGTIRVAERQSVGKWEVNQWVKKAVLLSFRLEDNKPMAAGGYTQFYDKVPSKFENYTEADFAAGGFRVVPPAIARRGSFIGKNAVLMPSYVNIGAYVGEGTMVDTWATVGSCAQIGKNVHLSGGVGIGGVLEPIQAGPVIIEDNCFIGARSEVVEGVVIEENSVLSMGVYIGQSTKIYDRETGEVHYGRVPAGSVVVPGSIPASNGKYSLYAAIIVKKVDAQTRAKTAINELLRD is encoded by the coding sequence ATGAGCCAATCCATCCAAAACACCATCGAACAAGCCTGGGAAAACCGCGCCAACCTCTCTCCACAGGCCGTTTCTGCAGATATCCGCCAGGCTGTGAATGCCGTGCTTGAAGGCCTTAATTCAGGGACCATTCGGGTTGCTGAACGTCAAAGCGTCGGTAAGTGGGAGGTTAATCAGTGGGTAAAGAAGGCTGTCCTATTGTCCTTTCGCCTCGAAGACAACAAGCCAATGGCTGCTGGCGGCTATACCCAGTTCTATGACAAGGTTCCCAGCAAGTTCGAGAACTACACTGAAGCAGACTTTGCTGCAGGCGGGTTTCGAGTCGTTCCACCTGCCATAGCTCGCCGTGGCTCCTTTATTGGCAAGAACGCTGTTTTAATGCCCTCTTACGTGAATATTGGGGCCTATGTTGGTGAAGGCACAATGGTCGATACCTGGGCAACCGTGGGCTCATGCGCGCAAATTGGTAAGAATGTCCACCTCTCTGGCGGCGTTGGCATTGGCGGTGTTTTAGAGCCGATTCAAGCCGGCCCCGTCATCATTGAAGACAACTGCTTTATCGGTGCTCGCTCCGAGGTAGTCGAGGGTGTAGTGATTGAAGAGAATAGCGTTTTATCGATGGGCGTCTACATTGGTCAAAGCACCAAAATTTATGATCGCGAGACGGGTGAAGTGCATTACGGTCGTGTGCCAGCCGGTTCAGTAGTGGTGCCGGGCTCTATTCCAGCGAGCAATGGAAAGTACAGCCTCTATGCAGCCATCATTGTGAAAAAAGTGGATGCGCAAACCCGCGCCAAAACTGCTATTAACGAATTGCTCCGCGACTAA
- a CDS encoding GIY-YIG nuclease family protein codes for MVIKHDGANGTKRLTLDEIFDRPDEFGLLIVKQKSSSSPKSIEAAKFEEINQFIDKNQRLPEVDADNIMEKQLAHRFNSFKKSNVSEAIRALDRHSILPPIAEAAVESEPAPIKKEVTSISDILSSDSLGLLNTPDLGIFDLKHVPAIPREMPDEIAERKRCEDFYKFQSIFRQSHERLDTRQVEVIPFKQGSQINEGDVFILRGMLCLVDEVGEFSSSSEPYNPRLRVIFENGTESNLLLRSLAAALYKDEHGRRLLGSAEDVEKKLNNITHKDKRSGVVYIVRTLSENPVLKNVPNLYKIGYTELTVEERTKNAERDTAFLESPIKIVASIECFNMNPQKFESLIHAFLAAQRLVMELTGRDGRKYHPKEWFSVPLDTAREVIRRIIDGTIIQYRIDNTTGQIIQKNNLLPK; via the coding sequence ATGGTGATTAAGCATGATGGCGCCAATGGCACTAAAAGGCTGACGCTAGATGAAATATTCGATAGGCCAGATGAGTTTGGTTTATTGATCGTAAAACAAAAATCAAGCTCCTCTCCAAAATCCATTGAAGCTGCTAAGTTCGAAGAGATTAATCAATTTATTGATAAGAACCAAAGACTCCCAGAAGTTGATGCAGACAACATTATGGAGAAGCAGCTTGCACATAGATTCAATAGCTTTAAAAAATCCAATGTATCTGAGGCAATACGAGCCTTAGACAGACACTCAATCCTTCCGCCAATAGCTGAAGCTGCGGTAGAAAGTGAACCAGCACCGATAAAAAAAGAAGTCACTTCTATCTCAGATATATTAAGTTCGGATAGTTTGGGATTACTCAATACACCTGATCTAGGTATCTTTGACTTAAAGCATGTGCCCGCAATACCAAGAGAAATGCCGGATGAAATTGCGGAGAGAAAGAGATGCGAGGATTTTTATAAGTTCCAATCGATTTTTAGGCAGTCTCACGAGAGATTAGATACTCGTCAGGTTGAGGTTATACCGTTCAAGCAGGGCTCCCAAATCAACGAGGGGGATGTGTTTATCCTGCGCGGAATGCTTTGTCTAGTTGATGAAGTAGGTGAATTTAGTAGCTCTAGTGAGCCATACAACCCGCGCTTAAGGGTTATTTTTGAGAATGGTACCGAGTCCAACTTGCTACTTCGATCCCTTGCCGCAGCCCTTTACAAGGATGAGCACGGACGTAGATTGCTAGGTAGTGCAGAAGATGTTGAAAAGAAACTCAACAATATTACCCATAAAGACAAGCGCTCGGGTGTGGTTTATATCGTTAGAACGTTAAGCGAGAATCCGGTTCTAAAGAATGTGCCAAATTTATACAAGATTGGTTATACAGAGCTAACTGTTGAGGAGAGAACCAAGAATGCTGAGCGAGATACGGCATTTCTTGAGTCGCCCATTAAGATTGTTGCCTCTATTGAGTGCTTCAATATGAACCCCCAAAAATTTGAGAGCCTAATTCATGCCTTTTTGGCTGCTCAACGCCTGGTCATGGAGTTGACGGGCAGGGATGGAAGGAAATACCACCCCAAGGAGTGGTTCTCAGTTCCGCTGGATACCGCAAGGGAGGTCATACGACGAATTATTGATGGAACCATCATTCAATATCGTATTGACAATACAACCGGCCAAATAATTCAGAAAAATAACCTGCTACCAAAATAA
- a CDS encoding type IIL restriction-modification enzyme MmeI encodes MRTVCGRLESRFNYSATIVYNTFPWPNASSIQKKEIESLSEKILLVRENFPQKTLAQLYDPDLMPAELLEAHQALDVAVEKLYRERPFKGSSERLEHLFKLYEKLTSNNSDNQANGELW; translated from the coding sequence ATGAGAACAGTTTGCGGACGACTGGAAAGTCGATTTAATTATTCCGCCACAATTGTTTACAACACTTTTCCTTGGCCAAATGCATCATCGATACAAAAGAAGGAAATAGAAAGTCTCTCTGAGAAGATTTTACTGGTACGAGAGAATTTTCCTCAAAAAACTTTAGCTCAATTATATGATCCAGACTTAATGCCTGCCGAATTGCTAGAGGCTCATCAAGCCCTGGATGTTGCGGTTGAAAAGCTCTATCGAGAGAGGCCATTTAAAGGCTCTTCTGAGCGTCTTGAGCACTTATTTAAACTTTATGAGAAATTAACCTCCAACAATTCTGATAATCAAGCTAATGGTGAATTATGGTAG
- the prmB gene encoding 50S ribosomal protein L3 N(5)-glutamine methyltransferase — MDPEPQPQLTVDHSIEQVAQLLEKAKLHYGHGASDAQSEALWIVSKQLDLSPTDALDQLEQVITAESHAKALELAQRRIDSQKPLAYLLGEAWLMGVPFYSNEQSIVPRSWIAELIVNGDLEPWLPADGRALDLCTGNGSLAILLALACPDIQVSACDISLPALALASRNLDRHGLSEQIDLLNGDLWEALPEPNEEDRFDLIICNPPYVNADSMSKLPAEYLAEPALALAGGEDGMDLIRKIIAGAPDYLTDRGALLLEIGNEYEHFKNAFPQIPVIWMEVSAGDQQVLLIQAEDLLA, encoded by the coding sequence ATGGACCCTGAGCCTCAGCCCCAACTAACAGTCGATCACAGTATTGAGCAAGTCGCTCAGTTACTGGAAAAAGCAAAGCTCCATTACGGACATGGAGCCAGCGATGCTCAAAGTGAGGCCCTTTGGATTGTTAGTAAGCAACTAGATCTCAGTCCCACCGATGCCCTAGATCAACTTGAGCAAGTGATTACTGCCGAGAGCCATGCAAAAGCCCTTGAGCTGGCACAACGCCGAATTGATTCACAAAAACCACTCGCCTACCTCTTGGGGGAAGCCTGGTTAATGGGTGTCCCTTTTTATAGCAACGAACAGAGCATCGTGCCGCGCTCGTGGATTGCAGAATTGATCGTCAATGGAGATCTTGAGCCCTGGTTGCCTGCTGATGGCCGGGCTCTTGATCTTTGCACTGGCAACGGCTCACTTGCGATTTTGCTGGCCTTGGCCTGTCCCGATATTCAGGTAAGCGCTTGCGATATCAGCCTACCAGCGTTGGCTTTAGCTTCACGTAACCTAGATCGTCATGGTCTAAGCGAGCAGATTGATTTGCTCAATGGCGACCTGTGGGAAGCATTGCCTGAGCCCAATGAAGAGGATCGTTTTGACCTCATCATTTGCAACCCTCCTTATGTCAATGCTGATTCAATGAGTAAGCTCCCCGCAGAATACTTGGCTGAACCTGCTCTTGCGCTAGCGGGTGGTGAAGACGGTATGGATTTAATTAGAAAGATTATTGCTGGCGCTCCAGATTATTTAACTGATCGTGGCGCACTTCTGCTTGAAATTGGCAATGAATATGAACACTTTAAGAATGCCTTTCCGCAAATCCCAGTAATTTGGATGGAGGTTTCAGCAGGTGATCAGCAGGTCTTACTCATTCAGGCAGAAGATCTACTAGCTTAA